In the genome of Lathyrus oleraceus cultivar Zhongwan6 chromosome 4, CAAS_Psat_ZW6_1.0, whole genome shotgun sequence, the window cccaactcataggtcatCCGAGCTACggagactctgattctcatattcaaatgagatacgtatgcagtggatgcgacatccgcgcgagtcattttcatttaaccccttttttagtaaacaacacaagataaactcacaccctttagacaagaactacaaaagtggatcccgtagagtactacggatgcgtaggggtgctaataccttcccttcgcataaccgacttccgaacccaagatttggttgcgagaccccgtcttgtcctttcctttttccaggtttacttcgagcgtttcctttccctcctttgggataaataacgcacggtggcgactctcctgtcattttctttcgccggttgtttttccgcacactgtatttttcaggttgtgACACTCGTGATAGCTTAAACTTTCTCTAAGGACTTCCTTCTTCGCTGCTGGGAGACGTAGCGGATGCTGAAGTCCACATTCAATCAGTGGCAAGCCACGACGGGGTCTATGTGAGCCATCTCATTCGGTGAGATGGAGAAAAGGCTTGTGTTGTCCTGTAAACATTTAATTAAGGTGGATGTTACCTCAAAGGGAAACCCAAATCTTATCTCTCCCGACCGGGTAGGATTATTGTTTGGTTATATCGACTTAAACTCGCCATTTGGAATGGGCCAAACTTCAACCTCGCGTGCGTCTAGGTTGAATGTATTGGTATCCCTCGAACCTTCTTTTGTTCCTCCCACCAATGCAAGAATGTCCTCAAGGGTGAGCTCTTTGATCCACTCTTCTTCTTCTAGGTCGGTGCTAACAGTAGTTAGTTTTCCCTCTTTATCATGATAGGATACCTTCACGTGGACCAGAGAACCTATCACATCTAGCTTTGTCTAGAAGGATCTCCCCGTAATACCTCTGAAGTCGCTCCTACACAGAACAACAAGGAAGTTGAGGATTACCTTTCTCTCACACATTCCTTTTCTAATCTCCAACATTATAACTATCATTCCATAAGGGTGAGTTAACAAGTCATTGAAGGCTAACAGATCTTCACCATTAAACAGATTCAAATCTACCTGCTGGATACCTAGCCGTTTTAACGTGCCCGCGTAAAGGATATTGCAAGAGCTTCTATCATCCACAAGGAATCTTGTTAGGTTTTGATCAACGATGGTGACCACTAGAATCAGAGGTAGATCAAAATTTGAAATTCCATTTATCTTTTCACAATCTAGAAGTCCTAACTCCAATCGATCTCTGCTCCGTTGAATGCCAATATTTATCGTTAGTAAAAGGCACTCTGATGATAGGATATTGCATGTCATTGCCCCGCGGATCTCATCGATCAATGATAATTGATGGAGGACATAATCGAAGGATGGAACCGAATTTCTGGATATGACTAACGGAGTTACCGCTTCTCCTCCCTCTATTTTTAGTAGAGATCTGATTTTGGAGAGAAGATTATCTGCTCGTAGAATTTTGAGGGAATCAAAAGTCAATTCCCACATGTGATGCAACTATTTCGTTCTGGAACTAGAATTGGATGCAAGTTGGTGATGCAGAATCCTAAACTGATGTTGATTTATGATATGGCGGTGCGGGGTTGGACCTGCAAGGTTAGCAACTCCAACGCCCAAATCATTTCAAGAATCAAAATGAGTGTAATGAAAAATGAAGATTATAAAGTGTACATTAAATTTTGTGTGACGTGACTTTTATATATTGGGTCATATGGAGCGGATGTGCATGAATTTGAGTCTTAGCGATTTGGACATTTGATCGATCCAAAATAATACTCATCTCTAAAAGTTAAGTAGTGTACCTTCAATCAATCActattatttaattttattatatttaattatttatatttgAAAGGTTATCAAAATAATTTATTCAATGAATAACTCTATTGtacgatatatatatatatatatatatatatatatatatatatatatatatatatatatatatatatatatatatatatatatatatatatatatatatatatatatatatatatatatatatatatatatatatatatatatatgatgcTCTTTTCCACCACAATAACCACTCTTATGGCGTACTGATTGAAAAATGAATATCTCCATTTTGCCTCCCCTTTCCAATCCCTAAGTCAATAGCTCAAAACATGCATTACAAATTTCAGTCCTATGTTTATCACTTTTCATACGGCGTACTGATTGAAAGATGCTTGGTAACAACCGAACAAACTTTGAATTGTCATTCCACCTCTCTCGAAATTGTAACTGTTGCATGAGCAAGAAGAAATTTCCTCCAAAAGTAATCACATCAACAACAATTATAGTTTTTTGAATGAGTCCATCTCCAAACACATTGTTACGTGCATTCCAATGGCACAAGAAAATTAAATTCCTAAGATATTTCCAAGTTAGTTGTGTAGAATTAATAGTAGTACTATAAAGATCAAGGTCAAGGTCAACACTtaatttacttttttttttttttgcttacATATAGGGTTTGTCCTTGGAAGTTCTTCCTTTCTTTTCCTCACACTTTCTTGTCAAATCCCATTACTTAAAGCCTCTTCCAACATTTTCATCTCAAACAATCATTCCTAAAAATACAATACcatactttttttatttttatatttccTAAAGAAAAAAATTCTAATAGATATGGAAGGAAAACAACAAGCATGCAAATTAGAAATCACCATTATTTCTGGACAAAACATAAGTGTGGATGGAAATTCTAAGACTGAGAGTGAAGAACTATTTGTTGTCGTTCGTGCCGAGTCTCTCAACTCTTGCACGACGAAAATGGTGAAGGAAAATGAAGGTTTACTTTCATGGAATGAAAAATTCATGTTAGATATTCCCCTACCAGCGAATTCAGTGACATTTGAAGTACAATGTTTGAAGTACAAAGGGATTCGTCCCATTGGAGTGGCTAGGGTAGCTCTTTCTGATCTTCTTGATGACAATGTTTTGTTACGAAGTTGTGATCAAACTTTGAGTTATGGGTTGAGAGATTGGGATGGTAGAAAAAATGGTGTTATTAATTTTTCTGTAAGGAGGGTGACACAAGAGGATAATTTGTGTTTGGAAAAAGAACAAGGTAAGGACATGAGAATGGTGAGTTCAAGTAGATTTGAGGATGTGGGGTTTAAGGTGCAGATAAGAAAAATTCAAGCCATGTTGTCATTGAGATTTCAatttttggtgtcttgtttctCTTAGGatattttctttttctcttatatttCTTCGGTTATAATGAGTTGAAATATATTACACTCTTTAATGTGATTTCTTTGCCATtcaaaatatatataaaaaaaaaacaggtaaaaattgatattttgtttttcattcttTTCTACTTAAAGATATGTATATCTTTTATACAAATTGTTTTAGTTAATTAGGTATCAATTAATGCCAAAATATAAGGCCCTTGAAGTCACACTTTATATTGGGTATCCTAAGTATTTCTAAAAGTTAAAAGAAAGGTTGGATCTAAAGACAATCTTGAAAACTAACTAACTAAATGAAATTGAATCGGTCGTTGGAACTACATTTTTTCAATACACTTCTTCATCCATAGCACTTTTAAGCATGTTGGATGGATATAGACAATGGATGATCTATGGTCCGATTGATAGACTCTGATACCCTATTAAAATTAGAGTTTGACATAACTCATCTCTATAAAATCAATTTGTAAGATAAGAAGTGTCACTCTATATAAATTATTTGTAGGCATTATCTTTAATCAATGTGGAATTTGGGGTTTGATGGTTAATATAGCAAGTATACTAAATTGTCAGTCGCACGACGACTAAAAGTGATCATGCGGTGATTGGTGAAAATACCCTAGGAATTTTCCAGTAGCTGCACCAATTTTTGAGCTTTCCAAAATTCTCCTTTTGAATGCTTTGATTGTAATCTCAAATATTGTCAAGATTCATTTCAAAACTATGTAATTCTTCACTAATTGCAATTGTAATTACTTGAAATTATTGATAAAATTTAATGATGACAAACTGTCATCATAACTCCAAATTTGAATCGTTATTTGTCTTAAAAAAAACTGTTtgtaaaataaaaaatttaatagTAAGAATAACATGTTTTTGCAACCAATGATCACTACACAATTTTTATTTAAATCTCACTGTTCTTTGCTTCAATTTAGACAAGTCTAAAGAATTCTTCCAACTTTCAGATATACTCTACATGTCTCTCTTTCTCATATTTTTGctcaaataaaataatatgatAATCGCTCAATCAACACAAAATAATTATTTTACCATAAATTTGAAAAAAATTTAAACAATCAATCAAAGTCAACATTCAAATACACATTATTTAGGTCTTTCACAATTATAACGAGGCTTATGTCAATATTGGATATTTTAGGGTGGTAGGCTTAAAATTTGGAGTTAaatatttttccttttttcttgTTTTGCAATCATTCTTAATATAATAGAATTACCAAATTCAACAATACCGGAGAAAAACTTATTCTTGATTCTttctttcatttctttttatttttattttgaagAAGTCATtttaacttttttatttttatttttgttaacAATGTTCTTTAGTGCCCTAACCTAAAATTTAACATGTTGCTAATTTAAAGAGTAATCCCAAACTTAATCATTTGCATTAACATTGACAAAATTATACCTAACTCTAAAAAGAATGGAAAGATTAATCTTTCAAGTCAATAGACTTATAGTATGACTATGTCACAAAACAAAAGGGCTACGACTTAAAGGGATTTAGTAACAAATAAATTGTATTTCATGATTGCTTGAAAAGCTCAGAGTTTTTAACAAAAAATTGTCTTATTGTGTATAACGAATATAACCAATTAACTACTTAGGAATATCGCAACTTCTATAAAAAGACCATTGCATGGATACGTTAAATAACAAGTAAAAACTAAAATATTTGGTCTCAAATCTTAGATGTTGAGAACTTTGGAAGTTGAGTATACATTAATTAGATGTCATTCTTCTTCTTTGTCCATCAATCTACTTTCAGACCTTCCATAGCGACCGAGCTCATTTTTTTACTTTATCTTTTATCtagattttttttcttttgtatTCTTGTGGCATCATTGGTAAATAAATAATACttttaaattgaaaaaaatatattaaaaagCAAAACAGTTGATTAAATTTAAGTAAACAATACAAGAAAATAAAAGGGAAAGCAAACTGACAAAATTAAAAACTTAAATCTTAAGGCTAGAAAAATACcgaaataaaaaaattaaaacaacATTGAAATTTCTGAATCACTGGTCGTCTGTAGGAGGATGAAGAGGAAAAAGGTTCAAGTTCATCAAGCGTATAAAATCTCATGGTGATCACGCTTTTGCCTCGAAAATTACTTTGTCATAATCCTTTCTCTCTCTATAGCTACTCTTCTCTAGTCTTTAAAATATCTCTCCATGAATTTACTTCTATCAAATTGCTTGAACAAGGTTGAGGCCAGTATATGATGACGGTACTTCTCTATAACCGCTCGAAACTAACTATAAAAATGAGTCGGTTCATCAAAAAGGGATGCAGAGATGTCATTGACCTAGTTGGCCATTCCCATGGAATTTTTTTGGAAGATATGAGGAAGAAGTTGTTGTGTATATTGTGCTTTAGGGATTTCTTGACCAAGTGGTGGTTGATGCTCATAGTCTTGTTCAACTTCTACTCCAACTTGAAGCACCGGTGCTCTTGACATGTTATTCATAATGATTTTGTTTATTGGAATTTTCGGAGGTAAGCTAATATCACCATCTCCGCTCTATACACATGCAAATATGCATAATTCATTAATAATGCAATAGAGCCCGAATCATTTTGTTTAGAATTTGCCATTACCTGAAGATGGAGAAATTTTTATTTTACCACCTATCAGCATGAGTTGTACTGAGAAATTTTTTAGATGAAGATGGAGGAAAAAAATATGGTTTTGTGCAAACACACTACCTGAAGCGACTGACTAGGGCATTCTTCCTCTTTTAGCGAGAGGGGCCATTGATGATGATAATGAAGAAAGTTGATTAAAAAATATGAGTGACTTAGAGATTTGTGTGGTTGCCATTGAAATCTTTGAGAATATTTTGAGTTAAAAGGTGGTTGTACGACAATTTCTATAACTCTTCTTTTGTAAGCACATAAAATTGCACAACGATTTCCAACAGTCACAAAAATTGTGTTGCGATCCCTTTTAATCGTGTCGCAATTCCTTcataacaattttttttgaaaattcaCCCTGATCAAGTAGATATCCCTTTTAATCATGCGGCAATTCCTTCAAATCGTGCGAGATTCCTTTAAATCACACGAGATTTTCCAATGTAAAATTCATGTTGTTCCTTTtcctttgtttgttttcttttccTTGGTTTTCCTTTCCTTATACTGATTTATcataaaaataaaacaaaaaattaatTAGTAACTTAAACCAAATTTAAAATTTTACCTGATGGATTGCTTCCCATTAAGCATTTTTTAACGTCACTAGCTTGGCTATTGATGATTTAAGGTTATGTTAATACTAGAAAGACCCTCTCAAATGAAATCTCCCATCATGCATATAGTTTGAGCATTTGTCCATTCACTTTGAACGTAGTTGGAGATATAGAACTTTGAATTTCCACAACCTAATATGGTGAGACCTCTTTGACCATGAACGGACCTAACCATTTAGACTTCACTATATCAGGGAATAACTTTAACCTTGAATTGAATATTCAAACATGTTGTCTCAGATGAAACTCTTGTTTCACCAAGTTCTTGTCATGGTATCGCTTCATCCTTTCTTTATAGATTACTGCATTCTCATATGCTTGCAGGTAATCTCTTATAATTCAATCACTTTCAACAGCCTCTTTCTTCCAGCCATATTTTCATCAAAGTTTATAAACTTCACTACCCAATAAGTCTCGTGCTCAAGTTCCACATGTAGATGACATGTTTTACCGTAAACAAACATATAAGGTGAAAGCCCTATATGAGTTTTAAATCATGTCCTATACGCCCAAAGTGCATCATCTAACTTCTTTGGCTAAACCTTCCTTGATGTTGCAACTGTCTTTTCCAAGATCTATTTTAGTTATCTATCAGATACCTTAACTTTCTCACACGTTTGAGGCTGATAAGGAGTTTACTTTCTATGTTTCATTGTGTACTTTGCCAACACAATTTAAAAATATTTGTTGCAAAAGTGCTTCCCCCATCACTGATAAAAAATTTGGGTATTCCAAACCTAGAAAAAACATTCATTTTTAAAAAGTTAATTACAATATGGGCATTATTAGTCATACAAACTACAACTTAAACCCATTTGGTTACATAATTAAcacaaacaaaaatataaagGTTAGAGTAAGATGAAGGAAAAGGCCCCATGAAGTAAATGTCCTAGCAATTAAAAGGTTATACCTTTAGCATTTTGTTTAAGGGTTTTCCTCATAGATGTATTACTTGTCTTTTGACATTTTGGGCATGTTTGAACAAAATTTCTACAATCTTTGAACAAAGTAGGCCATCCAAAACCATATTAGAGGATTTTTGATGTTGTTTGTTTGCCAGTATGGTGGCCCCTATAAGCTAAGATATGGTAGTTCCACATAATACTCCTTGCTTCTTCACCTGAAACACAGTCCAAATCAAGCCATCAAGACTTACCTTAAACAAGTACGGGATATCCCACATAtaaaatttcttatctttgtagAACTTATTTTTCTTCTTCCATGTGAACTCTTCTTGAGTGATATTTATCACTTTATAGATGGCCATATCACCAAACCAAGGTCTTTCAATTAATGCAAACAAATGATCATAGGGGAACTCTTCAACTATGTTCTTCTCTTTCTTAGTAATATCTGAGTTCTCTGACCTTGAAAGATGATTAGTTACCGCATTTTCAACTCCcttcttatctttgatttccaagCCGAATTCTTGCAACAAAAGTATCCATCTAAAAAGGTGGGGCTTATAGTTTCCTTTTGTGAATAAATACTTAGGTGTTGCATGATCTGTGAAAACAATAAATTTTAAACCAAATAAATAAGAGCAAAAAATTACCAAAGTGAATACTACAACTAATAGTTCCTTTTCATTAGTTGAATAATTGACTTGATTTTCATTAAGGACCTTGCAAGTGTGGTATATATCATGGAAAAATGTATCCCTTTGTTGGCCTGGCACtgctccaactgcataatcacttGCATTGCCCATGAACTCAAAAAGTAATTCCCAGCCATGAGAAGTGATTATGGGCACAGTGACCAACTTTTGTTTAATGGCAGAGAAAGAAATCAAAGTTTAATTATCAAACAAAAATTCATTTTCCTTAATAAGGAGGTTGCATAAAGGTTTGTGATTCTTTGAGAAGTATTTTATGAAACGTTGGTAGAAATCAATGTGTCCTAAGAAACTTCTCACTCCTTTCACATTAATAGGAGGTGGTAATTTTTTATTGATCCACATCAGTACTCTTCAAAGAGAGTttatgtcctaaaacaattccttcaATTACCGTAAAATGACATTTTCCTGATTTAGGACAAGATTATTTTCAATACATCTTTTCACAACAACAATTAAATGACCAAGGCAAATATAAAATGTTTTATCAAATACAGAAAAAATCATCCATAACAACCTCAATAGAATTTTCAATCATGTTAGAAAAGACATAAGCATACACCTTTGAAATGTGGTTGGGGAATTGCATAAATAGAAAGGCATCTCTTATAAGTGTATACTATGAAGGGGCATGTAAACGTTGTTTTATCTTTATCTTCTAGATCAATGGAAATTTGAATATAACCTAAGTAACCGTCAAGGAAACAATAATATGCCTGACTTGCTAATCTCTCTGACATCTAATCCGTGAAGGGTAAAGGAAAATTATATTTCCTTGTTCCTATATTTAACCTCTTGTAATCTATACACGTCTTCCCTGCCACTAATTATACGAGTCGGTATCAACTCGTTCTTTTCATTCTAGATAACTTCCATTCCTCCCTTTTTAGGGACCACATGTACCATACTAACCCATGAACTTCCAGAGATAAGATAGATCATACCTACATCCTGCAACTTAAGCACTTATTTCTTCACAAACTCCTTCATTGTAGGATTAAGTCATCATTGTGGTTGGGCGATTGGCTTGAATTTTCCTCAAGCTTGATCTTATGCATCTAATAGGTTGAACTTATTCCTTTCATGATAGAGATTCTTCATTCAAGTGCTCCCGTATTTTCTCTTAACACTCTCAAGATCTTTTATTCCTCGGGGCTAGTTAGAGAACTACTAATGATAGAGGGTTACATAGATTGTTCTCTGAAAAAGACATGTTAAATATGGAAGAAGCTCTTTTAACTCAAGGGCAATATATATTTTAGTCTCTCCTAATTCTAAGATATTTGGCTCTTGATTGTTTAAACCCTCAATTTTTATTTATACATTCTCTACCTATGATGATTCTAAGAAACACACACATTCTTCAACTTCCCCCATTATGTCTTTCCTCAATTTTATTAATTGAATTCACAATAGCTCACTTAATAGGCAAAAATGGTGACTCACTTTGAGATACTTCCCCAACTACTTCTTCTACTACATCAACACGATAATATTGAGGATTTTCATTATGATGAAGCATTCCTATAAATATATTAAAAGTTACCTTATCATCTTGAGATCTCAATATAAGTTCACCTAACTCCACATATCAAAGCTCTACTGGTTTCCAAGAATGAGAGGTACATAGGTATTTTCTATGAGTGCAACTTTTCTGTTAGAtatattttgtatgatgtcaaaactaggatactttagcattTATGTACATTGGACGGTATCATCTGAGTCTACCTGTGCATTTTAGAATTAGGGAGCATGACAACATATTGGAAAAGGTTTAGAAAAGATTCATGCATCAAGAAAATGTTTTATACATCAAAAACTTATTTTTATGTGAAAAAACATCTATGTGTCAACACATACGCATTACAGTTCGACACATAGAAAAAGTTTGTCTCTACGAGTCAACGCATACGTTTTATAGGTTAACTCATGTACTGCATTTTTAGAGCATGTAGGCTCTGTTAGATGTGCCACCTCTACAGGTCAACACATAACCTGTACAGATTGATGCATGGCTTCTACAGGTTGGCACATGCATCGTATGTGATGACACATGACTTCCATAGGTCGACATAAacattaaaaatcttgaaaagTTGTATTGTTTTCTATTCCTTTTACATTACTTTTGCTTTATACTTGCTTACATATATATACTTgatacatgcatcattttcaaCTAAGGTTCTAGAGTAAAGTTCTAGAGAAAACCTACATGAAACTAgaatttcaaagcattctcatcatcttcaacctcattctatgcatacacacaaacaaactacacataatcattctttgtttgggtgtcatctagaattagggttgataacgtccaatttcGGTTGATTGTACTGTAAATTaggttgagatctttgagggtttcaaataagaaaacaGAGTTGGAGTTTTCCTTCAAGATTTTTTagggatttgaaggttttggacaagattatgcAATTCGGATCCTATCGAGTGAAGGGTTTGAAGAACGggaggttcttgcaaaggagtagcgcGGGACAATGGATCATATTGTTAAATCTTGGTTTATAACAATTACGCGTTTTGGATTCGATagagtgaaagctttgaagaaaaATGGATTTCTTGCAAATAAGTAGCGTTAGACGGTGAATCAAATCGGAATTTttgggttacttgatcaagctttGGTCAAGGGAAGAGAAGGTgtcagaatcaacatcaaacttaaGGTTTGTAGGGTTGGATTGCTACATCTCTCTTGTATGCATACTCttgcaaagtaaggttaatttcatCATCTCAATTCAAGTTTGAATTGAGGGCACACGTACCCATAGAaaggtcgattggggaactgcctaaacaaatccttgtgtactctctctccctctctatctcttttattttccattttcaAATTGTTAAATTGATCATTCGTGCTATCAACTTTTTTGGATAATATTTTTTATTACATTTTGAACTAGGTGTTCTTGAGTTGATCATAATCCTTTATATTGTGATTGGTTTGTAAGATCAACAATACCATATAAACTTCCAAATAATATCGACTGCACATTAGGTGTTCGACAATTTGACTCAATagttttttttgtgtgtttgatCATTGTAAATAGTTTATCCTTGTTAATTTGCATTAAATTGGTTATGATTAATTTTTTTGATCAATTTGTGATTCATTATCATAAGATGATTACAATTACGCATATCCGAGTTTTTTGATAGCGGATTTGGTTAGACGATTCGATCTGGGTTGCTTCCGCTTGCCATAAACTTTTCAAAATAGTTTTTATGTTAAAGTGTTTTTAACTagtgatctattcaccccccaATCTACATCTAAGCCTATTGTCTAACATTTTTATCCTCGTCTAAAATCATAAAATTTGTTGGGAATGGAAAACCATCCACTTTGACCAACACATCTTTGAGCACACCATATGGGTAAGTGGTTGAACAATCTACTAGAATTGTATTCATTCTAGATGGCTTAACTTTGTCACAATAAAGCTTCTTTGTCATGGAAATATGAATCATATTAATGCTAGCCCTTAAATCACAAGTGTGTGCTCAATCTTCAACTTATCAATCAAACAAGGAATAATTAAACAACCAAGATCTGTTAGCCTTGGTGGAAGCTTCCTTTGGATAATTGCACTACATTCTTTTGTCAAACATATGTTTTCATCATCTCTCGGTTTTCTTATTCTGGCTAAGAAATCTTTCATGAACTTTTCATAAGTAGGAATTTTCTCTAAAGCTTCACCAAAAGGAATGTTGGCTTGAAGCTTGGTGGATATATTCATACACTTATTGAACTTACCCTCTTCCTTATCATTCTTTTTCTTCTTGTTATTATTTTCTACTTATGGATAAGGTAGCTTGAAATTATATGGAATCTCTTGCTTCTTGTCACCATCCATGAGAAATTTATTTTTTACTCAAAATTTAGTCTCTATCCATTAACTTGTTATGTGTTTCTCCTCTTAATATATTTTCCACTATATTCTCActattttctctttatttttttttctccttattatttttcaatttttccCTCATCTACAAATTCCTATTTATCTTTGACTCCTTTCTTAACTTTGTTTTTCTTCTCACTCCTTGGACTTGATACTATGGGAGCCACTCGGTTTCTCAACTCAATAGTCTTCTAACTTTCATTCCTAGTATTATCCATTGTATTCCTTGTAAAATCTCTAATTGAATTAGATGTCAATGCTACAAAAAATAGTATCTATTAAGATTGTTCGTTTATGGTAACGAAAGGTGTCATAGAAAGTGTTTCAGTATTCACCACGGTTGGAAAACTAACCGAGGTGA includes:
- the LOC127135632 gene encoding uncharacterized protein LOC127135632, whose amino-acid sequence is MEGKQQACKLEITIISGQNISVDGNSKTESEELFVVVRAESLNSCTTKMVKENEGLLSWNEKFMLDIPLPANSVTFEVQCLKYKGIRPIGVARVALSDLLDDNVLLRSCDQTLSYGLRDWDGRKNGVINFSVRRVTQEDNLCLEKEQGKDMRMVSSSRFEDVGFKVQIRKIQAMLSLRFQFLVSCFS